A window of the Acidimicrobiales bacterium genome harbors these coding sequences:
- the cobO gene encoding cob(I)yrinic acid a,c-diamide adenosyltransferase yields MTDEIPREAPDKSSMVVAPSLVLVNTGNGKGKSTAAFGTAIRAVAQGWPVAVVQFLKSGDWNTGEEKILRDLGVEWHAEGDGFTWDSEDLDESQAHAKGAWSLAKRLITSGDHRLVVLDEISYALTWHWIDLDDVVDTITNRPTKTSVILTGRDMVQPIVDIADTVTEMRQIKHAFDKGIVAKKGIDY; encoded by the coding sequence ATGACCGACGAGATCCCCCGCGAAGCGCCCGACAAGTCCTCGATGGTCGTCGCTCCGTCGCTCGTGCTGGTGAACACGGGCAACGGTAAGGGCAAGTCGACCGCGGCGTTCGGCACCGCCATCCGGGCGGTCGCCCAGGGATGGCCGGTCGCCGTCGTCCAGTTCTTGAAGAGTGGCGACTGGAACACCGGCGAGGAGAAGATCCTGCGCGACCTCGGCGTCGAGTGGCATGCCGAGGGCGACGGCTTCACGTGGGACTCCGAGGACCTCGACGAGAGTCAGGCGCACGCCAAGGGCGCGTGGTCGTTGGCGAAGCGGCTCATCACGTCGGGTGACCATCGCCTGGTGGTGCTCGACGAGATCAGCTACGCCCTGACGTGGCACTGGATCGATCTCGACGATGTGGTCGACACCATCACGAACCGCCCGACCAAGACCAGCGTGATCCTCACGGGACGCGACATGGTGCAGCCCATCGTCGACATCGCCGACACCGTCACCGAGATGCGCCAGATCAAGCATGCGTTCGACAAGGGGATCGTGGCGAAGAAGGGCATCGATTACTGA
- a CDS encoding ABC transporter ATP-binding protein, with the protein MRAPSAAVGLDVSVRNVGVTLGRTPILIDASFDAAPGEWVGLIGPNGAGKSTLLRALVGLVEHTGSVSIGGRAEQRVDRARTIAFVPQSPVLPPGMTVGEYVLLGRTAHLSWLGRESAADRDAAIEALERLELGRFVDRDVTALSGGEVQRVSLARAIASACPVLLLDEPTSALDIGHQVAVLELVDELRAHDGLTVISAMHDLTSAGRFADRLLLLSCGSVAAFGAPDAVLTEELLSTYYQTPVTVMTAPDGSFVVVPLRSSQR; encoded by the coding sequence GTGAGGGCGCCGTCGGCCGCCGTCGGGCTCGATGTCTCGGTGCGCAATGTCGGGGTCACGCTCGGCCGCACGCCGATCCTGATCGATGCCAGCTTCGATGCCGCTCCCGGTGAGTGGGTGGGGCTGATCGGACCGAACGGCGCCGGCAAGTCGACCCTCCTCCGAGCGCTCGTCGGTCTTGTCGAGCACACCGGTTCGGTGTCGATCGGTGGTCGGGCCGAGCAGCGAGTCGACCGGGCTCGCACCATTGCCTTCGTTCCGCAGTCACCGGTGCTCCCGCCCGGTATGACGGTGGGGGAGTACGTGCTGCTCGGTCGCACCGCGCACCTGAGCTGGTTGGGTCGCGAGTCGGCTGCCGATCGCGACGCCGCCATCGAGGCGTTGGAACGCCTGGAACTCGGGCGTTTCGTCGATCGCGACGTGACAGCGCTCTCCGGAGGCGAGGTCCAACGAGTGTCGCTCGCTCGTGCGATCGCCTCGGCCTGCCCCGTACTCCTGCTCGACGAGCCGACCAGCGCGCTCGACATCGGGCATCAGGTGGCGGTACTCGAACTCGTCGACGAGCTGCGGGCCCACGACGGACTGACCGTCATCTCGGCCATGCATGACCTGACCTCGGCCGGTCGCTTCGCCGATCGGCTGCTCCTGCTGAGCTGTGGCAGTGTGGCGGCGTTCGGTGCTCCGGACGCCGTGTTGACCGAGGAACTGCTCAGCACGTACTACCAGACCCCGGTGACGGTGATGACGGCCCCTGACGGGTCCTTCGTCGTCGTGCCACTCCGTTCCAGCCAAAGGTGA
- a CDS encoding iron ABC transporter permease, with amino-acid sequence MAGLTTAHVDHTLSDGVATRAAVARAFRLPGRSLTISLLVLVAAVMVGTLVGPAGLGPKAVVLEFVDKLPFVSAESGLTENQQVILWQWRFSRVVLGGCVGASLAMAGAGYQGVFRNPLADPFLLGAAAGAGLGATLVFAFDLAVGWGPFDSVAVAAFVGALLGVGLSAFLGQSADRSPAGLLLAGVAVASFLTAVQTYVLQRQTDVIRDVYSWIFGRLTTAGWQEPGLLAPYLVVCGGVLFVHRRHLDVLRLGDDEARSLGVQPGRVRLIVVIAASLLTAAAVAVSGLIGFIGVVVPHVVRLLFGSSYRIVVPLSAVLGAAFMVLADVGARTVVSPGELPIGVLTSFVGAPFFALVLRMQRRVNL; translated from the coding sequence ATGGCCGGGCTGACCACAGCGCACGTCGACCACACCCTCTCTGATGGTGTGGCGACGCGTGCTGCGGTCGCCCGGGCGTTCCGCCTCCCGGGGCGTTCGCTGACGATCTCGTTGCTCGTACTCGTCGCTGCCGTCATGGTGGGCACGCTCGTCGGTCCGGCCGGTCTCGGTCCGAAGGCCGTCGTGCTCGAGTTCGTCGACAAGCTGCCGTTCGTTTCGGCCGAGTCGGGGTTGACCGAGAACCAGCAGGTGATCCTGTGGCAGTGGCGGTTCTCTCGGGTCGTGCTCGGTGGTTGCGTGGGGGCGTCGCTCGCCATGGCCGGCGCTGGGTATCAGGGGGTGTTCCGCAACCCGCTCGCCGACCCCTTCCTGCTCGGCGCCGCCGCCGGTGCCGGACTCGGCGCCACGCTCGTCTTCGCCTTCGACCTTGCCGTCGGTTGGGGGCCGTTCGACTCGGTGGCCGTCGCCGCGTTCGTGGGCGCGCTCCTCGGTGTCGGGCTGTCGGCCTTCCTCGGCCAGAGTGCCGATCGCTCGCCAGCCGGTCTGCTCCTTGCCGGTGTCGCCGTCGCCTCATTCCTCACGGCCGTGCAGACCTATGTGCTGCAGCGTCAGACCGACGTGATCCGCGACGTCTATTCGTGGATCTTCGGTCGGCTCACCACCGCCGGTTGGCAGGAACCGGGACTCCTCGCCCCGTATCTGGTGGTGTGCGGCGGCGTGCTGTTCGTCCATCGCCGCCACCTCGACGTGCTCCGGCTGGGCGACGACGAGGCTCGCAGCCTGGGTGTCCAGCCCGGCCGGGTGCGGCTGATCGTGGTGATCGCCGCCTCGTTGCTGACCGCCGCCGCGGTCGCGGTCAGCGGACTGATCGGCTTCATCGGTGTTGTCGTGCCCCACGTCGTCCGCCTCCTCTTCGGATCGAGCTATCGCATCGTGGTGCCGCTCTCCGCCGTCCTCGGTGCCGCCTTCATGGTGCTCGCCGATGTCGGCGCCCGTACCGTCGTGAGCCCGGGTGAACTACCGATCGGCGTACTCACCTCCTTCGTCGGCGCTCCGTTCTTCGCACTCGTGCTCCGTATGCAACGGCGGGTGAACCTGTGA
- a CDS encoding ABC transporter substrate-binding protein → MSSSHRSPARLLVVLALMLLAASCGSSASDTDAAATDETTTTTTTTDAADETTTTVADEAAAADTTEYPSRIVSLSATATEMLFAIGAGDQVIAADSYSNYPAEAPTTELSSFEPNLEAIAAEEPDLVVFSFDPGELATGLESVGIDAMFLPAAVALDDVYAQIADLGVATGHEDEAAAVVADMRTRIDEIVAGVAAEGEPIRIYHELDDTFYSASSNAFIGQLYALFETTNIADEADADGYGYPQLNPEYILEADPQLIVITDQVAYTPDDVAARPGWDAISAVQSGSVVVVDADIASRWGPRLPDFLESIAAALAKVPVTAGS, encoded by the coding sequence TTGTCATCTTCACATCGATCCCCGGCCCGACTGCTCGTCGTGCTCGCCCTCATGCTGCTCGCCGCATCGTGCGGCAGTTCGGCGAGCGACACCGATGCAGCAGCCACCGACGAGACCACGACCACCACCACGACGACGGACGCTGCCGACGAGACGACCACGACGGTCGCAGACGAAGCAGCAGCCGCCGATACCACCGAATATCCGAGTCGAATCGTCTCGTTGTCGGCCACGGCCACCGAGATGCTGTTCGCCATCGGCGCCGGCGACCAGGTCATCGCCGCCGACTCGTACTCCAACTATCCGGCCGAGGCCCCGACCACCGAACTGTCGAGCTTCGAACCCAACCTCGAGGCGATCGCCGCCGAGGAGCCCGACCTCGTGGTCTTCTCCTTCGATCCGGGCGAGCTCGCAACCGGGCTCGAGAGCGTCGGTATCGACGCCATGTTCCTTCCGGCGGCCGTTGCCCTCGACGACGTCTACGCCCAGATCGCCGATCTCGGTGTCGCCACGGGCCACGAAGACGAAGCGGCGGCCGTGGTCGCCGACATGCGGACCCGGATCGACGAGATCGTCGCCGGCGTGGCGGCCGAGGGCGAGCCGATCCGCATCTACCACGAGCTCGACGACACCTTCTACAGCGCCAGCTCGAACGCATTCATCGGCCAGCTCTACGCCCTGTTCGAGACGACCAACATCGCCGACGAGGCCGACGCCGACGGTTATGGCTACCCGCAGCTGAACCCGGAGTACATCCTCGAAGCCGATCCTCAGCTGATCGTGATCACTGACCAGGTCGCCTACACCCCCGACGACGTGGCAGCCCGGCCGGGCTGGGACGCCATCTCGGCGGTGCAGTCGGGAAGCGTTGTCGTGGTCGACGCCGACATTGCCTCTCGCTGGGGTCCACGTCTGCCCGACTTCCTCGAATCGATCGCCGCGGCGCTGGCGAAGGTTCCGGTCACCGCAGGGTCATGA
- a CDS encoding pentapeptide repeat-containing protein, which translates to MSIALAPVVVAVGATYGAAAVLPEPQGIAATAVWFASLVLLSVVVMAAVERLARLLLPLTLLLRLTLVFPDEAPNRFSLALRTSSTKELERTVAQVKERGLGSTESEAAETLLVLVAALSSHDRLTRGHSERVRAYSELIGEELQLSDDDRSKLRWAGLLHDVGKLYVPEEILNKPGKLTDEEFDIIKKHPEWGAQLVAPLADWLGPWADAVGQHHERWDGKGYPLGLAGTDISLAARIVSVADVFDVITSIRSYKGASSAVDARTEISNCAGTQFDPTVVRAFLNIGIGRVRRTMWPLTFLAQIPQLVGVLTAPVAGPAMSATLAAAAMTTGAVASPAIDATFQREEPAALAFLVDNREDGLESLRGKELGADAAVQAVIDEVTATTLPPTTAGMPTTTTSTPTTSPATTTVTAAPTTSAPTIVAPTTSRPTTTTTTRPTTTTSTAAPPPTAAADGGSAAAPPPPPASTVGRSCVEADPENAADCDLTGADLSGLDLTGVDLRSVDLSGANLGGANLADADLREADLTGANLAGADLGDADLRGVDLTGANLSGADLSKAKLRDASGTNANLTGVNLDKADLRGLDLEGAMGVPSSWDKAKFENTTCPNGVTQNTACW; encoded by the coding sequence GTGTCGATTGCCCTGGCTCCGGTGGTCGTGGCCGTCGGTGCCACCTACGGTGCCGCCGCCGTGCTGCCCGAGCCGCAAGGGATTGCCGCAACGGCCGTGTGGTTCGCCTCCCTGGTCCTACTGTCGGTCGTGGTCATGGCGGCCGTCGAACGGTTGGCTCGCCTCCTCCTGCCACTCACCCTTCTACTGCGCCTCACCCTGGTGTTCCCCGACGAAGCACCAAATCGGTTTTCGCTCGCTCTACGAACCTCGTCGACCAAGGAACTCGAGAGAACCGTTGCCCAGGTCAAGGAGCGAGGACTCGGGAGCACCGAATCGGAAGCGGCGGAAACGCTGCTCGTCCTCGTCGCGGCACTGTCGTCGCACGACCGGCTCACTCGTGGTCACAGCGAACGCGTGCGGGCGTACTCCGAGCTGATCGGTGAGGAACTCCAGCTCTCCGATGACGACCGATCGAAGCTCCGATGGGCCGGCCTGCTCCACGACGTCGGCAAGCTCTACGTGCCCGAGGAGATCCTCAACAAGCCGGGAAAGCTCACCGACGAGGAGTTCGACATCATCAAGAAGCACCCCGAATGGGGTGCGCAGCTGGTCGCACCGCTCGCCGACTGGCTCGGCCCCTGGGCCGATGCGGTCGGACAGCATCACGAACGGTGGGACGGCAAGGGCTATCCCCTCGGGCTCGCCGGCACGGACATCTCCCTCGCCGCCCGCATCGTGTCGGTGGCCGACGTGTTCGACGTCATCACCTCCATCCGCTCCTACAAGGGCGCCAGTTCGGCCGTGGATGCCCGTACCGAGATCTCGAACTGCGCCGGGACCCAGTTCGACCCGACCGTGGTGCGCGCCTTCCTCAACATCGGGATCGGCCGGGTCCGCCGCACCATGTGGCCGCTCACCTTCCTCGCCCAGATCCCTCAACTCGTCGGCGTCCTGACCGCCCCGGTCGCCGGACCGGCCATGTCGGCCACCCTCGCCGCTGCCGCCATGACCACCGGAGCCGTCGCCAGCCCCGCCATCGACGCCACCTTCCAGCGAGAGGAGCCCGCTGCCCTCGCCTTCCTGGTCGACAATCGTGAGGATGGCCTGGAGAGCTTGCGGGGCAAGGAACTCGGGGCCGACGCCGCCGTGCAGGCAGTTATCGACGAGGTGACCGCCACCACCCTTCCTCCCACGACCGCCGGCATGCCAACGACGACCACCAGCACCCCGACGACGTCGCCGGCGACGACCACCGTGACCGCAGCCCCAACGACGTCAGCACCGACGATCGTTGCCCCCACCACATCCCGGCCGACCACGACCACGACCACCAGGCCGACGACGACCACATCGACAGCAGCACCCCCTCCAACGGCGGCGGCCGACGGGGGATCAGCCGCCGCTCCACCACCTCCGCCCGCCTCGACGGTTGGTCGGTCCTGCGTCGAAGCTGACCCCGAGAACGCTGCCGACTGCGACCTCACCGGTGCCGACCTGTCAGGTTTGGATCTGACCGGCGTCGACCTCCGCAGCGTCGATCTGTCGGGCGCCAACCTCGGCGGAGCCAACCTCGCCGACGCCGACCTGCGTGAGGCCGACCTCACCGGCGCGAACCTGGCTGGCGCCGACCTCGGCGATGCCGACCTGCGAGGTGTCGACCTGACCGGTGCGAACCTGTCCGGCGCCGATCTGAGCAAGGCGAAGCTTCGAGACGCCTCGGGCACCAACGCCAACCTCACCGGTGTCAACCTCGACAAGGCCGACCTGCGAGGACTCGATCTGGAGGGTGCCATGGGCGTGCCGTCGTCGTGGGACAAGGCAAAGTTCGAGAACACGACCTGCCCCAACGGCGTCACCCAGAACACCGCCTGCTGGTAG